CAAAGCACAGGAGATTCTCGGCAGCATCAAAACAGGCTGTGGGCTCAGTGCTAGGCTACCTGCAGTTGCATTTCAGGCTACTTAGAATTGCTTCCAAATTGAGCTGCTTCTGTGCCCAACTCCTTTCATCTCCACTATAGCAGGTGTTGTACTTTAGAAATTGAGCAAAGAGAACAAACACAAGAAGCAAATTACCTTGCTGTTAAAAAGGGCAATAATTTATCATATGATGATATAGCACAGCTTCAGTAGTCTGAACCCTTTGAAGTCATGTTGGTTTTATGACCACTGTTAGTCCATACCCCCACAGTGCAGGTGTGGTTAGTGCAAATAAATACTTATTACTGAGATATCCCATGTGaattttttcagtgcaaatgaaaaaaatataatgcaatttttaaaaggtttgtaCTACATATATTATGTGACAATAAAAGTAGCCAAGGTAACGGCAGGTTTTTGCGGGGTTAGCTTGAGACAGTTGAGTTGGTGACTTCTGGGATTAGTGAAGTTCCactagtgtcctggttttggctgggatagagttaattttcttcctagtagctgatatagtgctgtgttttggatttagcatgagaagaatgttgataacacactgatgtttttagttgttgctaagtactgcttatgctagtcaaggacttttcagcttcccatgctctgccaggtgcacaagaaactgggagggggcacagccagaatagttgatccaaactgaccaaagggctactccataccatatgacgtcatgctcagcatgtaagctgcggggagctggcagggggacagcgattgctgctttggaactggctgggtatcggttggcaggtggtgagcaattgcattgtgcatcacttgctttgcatattattattactattattattatattgttgttattattattattactattttactttattttatttcaattagtaaactgttcttattcAACCCgggagttttctcactcttactcttctgattcccccatcccaccgggccagggggagtgagcaagcggctgcatggtgcttagttgctggctgaggttaaaccacgacaactagTCAGAAGGATTTAGGCTTCTGTGTCTCTGCTTATTGCACTTGCAGCAATCTGTCAAGCTGAGGAAGACTTGAGATGGATCCTAAGTGCCTACATGAGCATGTAGTGTATATCTGTCAGGGAGAAGAAGTTTGGTGATGTTCACAGGAACAGACATGACTCAAAAGCTGTGTAgccctttgatttttttaagcgCTCTGAGGTGTAACCCAATGAATAACATAGTGGCTAACTGGTTATTCTGTACACCCTGAGATATTAACAGGCATGACAaaggaattaaaaccaaaagtgacttgaaacaaaaatctgctAACTTAGCACTGCTCCTGAGAGCAAATATTGCTGGGATGCATAAAAAGTGGCCGTTTAAGCCAAACAGTCTTAGGAAGCTGGTGCTGGGTCTAGATTTTTGACTCATTGAGCTTAAGTAGACCATTTCCAGAATATACTGCAAACAGCATTTccaaattttctgaaatgtcacaagaagaaaagagggaaaaagccttttgaaaaacataattGTTATtcaataaatatgaaaaattttaCAAGCAGAAATAAGTTCTGTCACAAAATGCATTTCTCATAAATGCATTCATCTCTATTCCTATTTTCAGAACTTCAGGTATAAATGATGACTACAGCATATTCATCTTTTTCCAACTAAGTGCTCTGAAGACTAGATAGGCTAAAAGAACATTTATTACGACTCTACCTTTATAAACTCAAGTCACTGTATCTATAAAGCTAATACACttgtaagtaattttaaatagtttgaTAACCTGCcagaaaatacagatatatGGAGTTCGTGGTGTTATGCCTGATAGTCTACAGGAATCAGTCAGTCACTCATTCCATCACAGGACATGATATTTGCACTCTATTCGAGGAAGTAAATATGAAAAGCAGTTTGCATTTCACATTAAAGTGATACGCAGCAAGTGGCTGTCAGGTGAGCTAGGTGAGAATGAAATGAGAGATTCCCAAAAGAACAGATCTCCTTCAGGTTGGTATGGATGTATGACTGCCCATGCCAGGGGTGTATGTGTAAAAGTAGGCTAGGGTTGTGGGACAGCGGGGCTTTTCTTGAAGAGACCTTGACTGCTTTCCCAGTTAGAAAAAGATGCATTCTGAACACGATCTTTGAGCAAATATTCCAGGCTTTATTATCTTGTTGAACCAGTCTGTCCACACTGGTAATTAGTTATATGCTTTAAGAGGGAACAATGGTTTCATTGTTACCACATACTTGGTGGTAGGCAATATGGAGAATTACAATGGAAATATAATATCTAACACCTGTTTTTGTCATAGGGATAAAAGAAACATAACCAGAATACCAGCATACCATTCAGACTGGGTGGCAGGGTCTGCAGGTTCTGTATGTCTTTATTCCTATTTGTAGTGAAGAAATACTATTTATTCTCTGCATTGTGTGACACATCTTATTTGATTCCTGGTCAGTACATCTAACCTAGTTTGAAACTCTTGAACAAGGCTCTAACTTAATGAATTTTCACCGTGGGATTCGGTTACGTCCACAGGGCCTTGGCAAGATAATGTGGCAAATGTTTCTGTCTGGAGGCTTCTATTTGCTCTCGACATCTGTATTTCCACCACAAAACAGGGATCAGCAAACtgaaaatagctgaaaattGTTTATTACATACATGTATTGGAGCCCAGTGGAATGCAGATGTTGAAGGTATTTAGTACCTGTTAGAATCAGAACTTGAGACAGCAAATTGAGAGATACCACAGAAATATTCAGGATATTAATTCAGATCCAGTGAAGTTGAAGATCCCTTTAGAATTCAGCAGAATTTGAGCTCGAGAAAAATGTATGCATTCAATGTATGGTAATGGGGCTGCACTGAAATCATCCCTGACTCTCTGGGATGCTCTAAAACTTACTAGGAAAATACACATTGTGGACGACTGTCCAGTATTGCTATAATTAAAAACTAGCTCCCAAGGTGGAGCTCCTCTTTGCATTGCAAGACAAGATTGTGATTTAAAAGGTCTAATCCTATCTCACTATGGAGTGAGGACTAGTATTGCTCAAGGCCCTCTCTGTGCAAGTGGCATTCCTCATTGACAGTCTGCAACTGTCAACTGTCCTCATTATTAAACAAGGTTACATGGCTTGCATAGGTGATGATCTGtacttattttaaaaccatatgCATTTGGAAGGCTACAGCAGAGTTTAGTCAGGGAGATCAAATGGTCAAATTGAGCTGCAGGTTAGAACTTCAGCTGCGCTTTATAGCCATCTCTGCCCCGTGATTTGTGTGTGACCCTGGGCTCAGCATTTGAGCTCGGATAAAATACCCAGCTGTTGAGATAAGTGTAATCCTATTTTTTTACCTAGCAGGGATATTGTCAGTCTTTACTATGATagccactgaagaaaaaaacctatcctttatataatgaaaaacattttatttcatgataTGAATTTGTATCACAGTATGAATAGCTTCAGTTGATATCCATATGTGCAGGACTTCTGTAGTTCCAGAGATCAGAAACAGGAACAGACAAATAGATTAGTACTGGAGTTTCCACATGAGATGAAAATGTAAGAATTTTAAGATTTCTGAATTTCCTAGTGCTGGGCATCCTGGAGTATAACTCAGATAGGGAGTCATTTGACTCATTTTATGGATGATAACGACCATTAGCTCTCTGACTACTTTAAACAGGCTGCATTAGATAACATGTAGCATTTGTTCAAGTGTTCTATTTACAAATGCTGTATCCATCATGTCTTTCAggagtaccttttttttttaactatattGATACATGATAAAATGATAATATGGCTAAGCTGGTGAATGTGAAATTTAACCAACTTTGTTTACAAGTCACCTGCAAATGGACTTGGTGTTTCCCAGTGCTAGTTTGTCAGGGTCCTgagtgcagcagcaggcactAATTGCCCTGACCAGACTCACCTGGGGCCTCCGTATCCACACCCTCTGCCCGTGGGCCTAGAAGCCTCATTTAAGCTCAGGCCTGGCCTTCGCTCCTTCCCTGAGCTATGTTGTAGAAAGATTTTGGACATAAACAACATTAATGATTATTCCTCTTCCAGTGGAGATATGGGGGCACCCCTTGAATTGGAGATTTCAATAAGACTTGACAGAAATGCTATAAAACAGCCCTTTGATTTGCAGTCTGTATCTTATATGTTTAGACAAAGTATCACAACACCCCACTCCTGTGGATTAAGACTTACTCACTAGGTTCCTCAAAGCATCTTTCCTTAGGCTTCTACCAAGTGAGACTCTTCTCCAGCCATCATGTGAGTTTGTAGAAGTCTGAAAAACCAGACATGCCAAGCAACGTAACCAGGGGGAACAAAATGGGACAGAAGAACACAGGTTTTTTTGTCATTACTGCTTTATATGCTTgatctccagaaaaaaaaaaaaaaaaagatgctcaTAAAGCTTAACCAAAATCATACCACATTAATCCTAGCAATCTATTTTAACAACAGATTTAGGCAAATAAATTCCAGGTTTGGAAATGACAGCCCTTACAGTATAGCTAATGTATGTAATGATCATAAACTTTACTTTATACACCTTGCTTAAGTTGGGCTAAAGATTCAGGTTGTAAAATTTGAGATAAATTATCTGGTGCTAGTGTTTCAAATGTTGGATAATTTGTTACTTTAACAGAGCAAACATGTCTTATCTTTTGTTAGATGACTCATTGCTgctaaagaaaaagctttgcttttattatttcacaaTAACATTTACCACATTGTTGGTTAACTGAGAACAGATAACATACTGTTTCCCACTGAAGAGGTCTTGAGAAGAAAACTTGAATCCATCACTTTCAATCTccaagtttattttcattatgctAGCACAGAAAATACTCTTGTAATACTCAGGAACAGGTGATCGGAGCATCTTCTCTAGATACAGAAAAGATCTGAGTATTGCTCAGCATTTTAttagactttttcttttcctctgatcTGGAGTAGGGAAGAGAGGATCTGAGAGCTGTGAATTGCAATTGAAAATCTTACATTGGATTCAAATATTCTGCAATACGTCAATCTAATAGCATTATTTTTTAGCAGGATGCATCTTCATGGACCATAGGCTCCCCAGaaatataatcatagaatcgtttaggctggaaaagaccttcaatatcatccagtccaacaattaacctaacactaccaagtccaccactaaactaattaagggtagagtaataattaattacatatttcctggcttggtggctggattattttttaatgaaagtaaaaagtaggaatcattaaggttggaaaggatctctaagatcatcagttccaccatcaacccaacaccatcatgcccactaaaccatgtcctcaagtgccacgtctacacatttttttgaacacctccaggggtggtgactctaccacctctctgggcagcctgttccaatgcttgaccaccctttccgtggagaaattttttcctaatatcccatctaaacctccctgacacagcttgaggccatttcctctcgtcctattgctaactacttgggagaagagaccaacacccacatcgctacaacctcctttcaggtagttgtagagagtgataaggtctcccctcagcctcctcttctccaggctaaacaaccccagttccctcagccgctcctcataagacctgtgctccagacccttcaccagctttgttgcccttctctgaacacactccagcacctcaatgtccttcttgtactgaggggcccaaaactggacacagtattccaggtgcagcctcaccagtgccgagtacagggggacaatcctgatacaagccaggatgctgttggccttcttggccacctgggcacgctgctggctcatgttcagccagctgtcagcgaacacctccaggtccttttcagccaggcagctttccagccactcttcctcaagcctgtagcattgcatggggttgttgtggctgcagtgcaggacccagcacttagccctgttgaacctcatacagttggtctcggcccattgatccagcctgtccagatccctctgcaggcccatcgatccagcctgtccagatccctctgcaggcccatcctaccctcgagcagatcgacactcccacccaatttggtgtcatctgcaaacttactgagggtgcactcaatcccctcatctagatcactgataaagatatgaaacaagactggccccaaaactgagccctggggaacacccaATGTGTCCTTCTAAACAAGCCTGGAGGGAATGGAAAAGAACACCAATATATGGTATACCTACACAGCAAGCAGGGACCCTCATCATCAATCTGTTTCAAGTCTAACaatatatgaaataatattttcaagcAGCTTGTTTGGCTCTCAACACATAGAGTTGTCCCAATAAACACATATGTTGCCTGGTGCTTAAGAACTAATTAGGTGCAAGTATTATACCATTGGTTACTGGGTAATGTGTCACATGAATAATGTGCATGTTACTCTTTGCAACTGGAATGTCTTTTCTATAGATTTTTGGGATGAAGTACACAGATAAAATATTGGTGTTAGTCAGGAGGGAAAGGAGTGGCCCTAAAACTAAGTTAAGAAGTTGGGGAAAACATGACcaataaaattacaaatacattCCTAGCTATCATAGGTGTATCACTGTAGTTCAGGGTATTTGCAAGTGGAATCAAGGAACCACAGGCTCTTTGCTCTTTCTAAACTTAGCTTAGAAATGGTGTTCAGAGAAACCCATCTTATGCCAGAGGGTAGGTTCATTTCCCCTTGCTGTGGCCCTTTTTCACAGCCTCTCCTTCCTcaaattctgaaagcaaatcAAAGAAGAAAGCCTGTAACTAACAGTGTAGTAGAGGGAGTTCTCAGGTCCTCCCTGATTTCTTAGATTGTCTGTCTATACCCAAAGGTACTCttgcatgcatgtgcatgcagCTATTTTGAAGAAACATCcatttagctattttttttgAGGCTAAGCTATCTTGCTGACATACCACAGAATAAGGCACTTTATTTCTGCtcaaaatgacagaagaaaaaaagagtccCTTTAAAGTTAATGGTAGTGCCCCAGAATGATAGGATGACATTTGCAAATAACCTATAtgccagaaaaaataatttttgtctctCAACAGATATTGGCCAAGTGTATGACTGCAACTTCACTGCCAGCCACCAGACAGCTTGGAGGGACCAAACAGGGAAGCTATGGAAGGGACCACGGATTTAGTTCCAGTGACTTGAAAACAAGCACTAGGCAAGCCTGAAGCTGATCTTGCCTCTCTGTGGCTTTCACAGCTAAATATCCCTGCTATGCAGATCTGCCCTCAGTGCATTTCTCCAGGCTGCCCCCAAAAAATCAGCAGTAGATTCTTAACTCCAAGGAGCCCTTCTTGCCTAAGCACACTCAGGACGGATACCAGATGTTGCCCTCACTCTAAGTAGactgttcttttttcattaactttAGCATCCTTgtttcatagaatagaatagaatatttcagttggaagggacctacagtgatcatctagtccaactgcctgaccaattcagggctgaccaaaagttaaagcatgttgttaagggcattgtccaaatgcctcttaaactctgacaggcttggggcatcgaccacctctccaggaagcctgctccagtgcttgacaatgctcttggtaaagaaatgcttcctaatgtccagtctaaacctcccccggtgcagctttgaaccataGGCCATAGCATAAAGGCAGAACACTGCAATGCAAATACCTTGAGCTTGAACAAGAACTGTTCTTCACCACCCCCACAGGTCCtagttatttttatctttgcaaTATTTGGGGTCATTCTGCACTGGAGAATATGTCACTTTTTCAATTAGAAAAGACAACTCCTTCACCAAGCTTTCAACTCGGGCACGCTGAGCAAGTAATTCACGTTCTGAAGGCCGCTCTTCCAGGGCTCCTGTCAAGTAccctgcagaaagaaagaaaattcatttcGCACGCTACCataaactcattttaaaatacagcgTTTTGGAGCCTCCCCCAGCGGCCGCTGTTCACCACCACCCCCGTCCTTTACAATGAGATTTCCCCCGGCGCCCGCCGCTGCTCTGCCGCCGCAGAACCGCCGAGCTCGGGCGACGCCGCCAGGAGGCGCCTTCCCGCCCGTTCCGCCGCCGGCGCCAcaagatggcggcgggcggcgcggcgctgtCGCTGGCGGCGGGCGCGGTGGTGCTGGCGCTGGCGGCGCTGctgtggcggcggcggcgggcggcggcagcgggcggcgcggggcgggtgTGCGTGGCGGTGCTGGGCGACCTGGGCCGCAGCCCGCGGATGCAGTACCACGCGCTCTCGCTGGCCCGGCACGGACGCGGCGTCGCGCTGCTGGGCTACCTCCGTGagtgagggagggagggcagctcCGTCGCCCCCACCGGCGTCGGCGCCCGCGGGGCCCGGTTTGAGCTACGCTGAGGCGGCGGCTGGGCTGGACGCGGGGTcgggccggagcggggcggtGTGCGGGGGCCGCTTCTCTGACGGGCACTCTCCCATCTGGCAGAGAGCAGGCCGCACGGCGACGTGCTGCGGAGCGGGAACATACGGCTGGTGCCCGTGGCGGACCTGCGGGGGCTGCGAGGTGGGTGCGGCACGGCTCCgggtcccggccccgccggccgtCCTCGGCCCGGGGCGTCGGGGGAGCGAGTCGCCGGGGCCCGGAGCGTGGCTGTGTTCGGGGGCCGGGAGGAGCAGAGCGAAAACGGGAACGGGATTTACgtggaaaaataaacagcccGAAGGGGGTTGGGGCCTCGCTGCCGCGGGGCGATGGGGCCGGCCCAGGGGCGTGTGCTGGCTCAGCCCAGCCGCACGCAGAGGCTGCGCAGCCTTGGTGCCTCCCTACCTGCTTTAAGCACTTGCCGCTGTGGTATTGGAGCACGTTAATGCAGTTCTGATGCAGGCTGAAACAGggacattttttaattcttatttttttttaaccttgtgtGTATGTTTATCCCTACCTACCCCGATTTCTTTCTATACAAAACACAGAATGGGAATTTGTGGGAATTGCGAGAtgtttgtttgaaaaacaagtttCCATTTTTATAGTGTACTGTTATTTTAAACCTTTCTGCAGAGGTGGCTGGTTCCGTATGAGGTGCATGTTTCTGGAGAGCTGTAATATTCTTACCAGGTTTTCTCATGTGTTACAGTTGGTCCGAAGCTTTTCCAGTATGCCATAAAAGTTATTGTGCAGGCAATACAATTACTCTACACAATGCTGAAGATAGATCAGCCATCCTATATTCTTCTTCAGGTATGTTTTCTGTTGGGactaattttaataaaataaatagtactACATTGCAGGGCATTTTTAGCAGTCTCAGACTTTGTTCTAATTATTTAAGAGCTAAAACTGGCCTAATCAAAGGTGTAAACCTGTATCAAACTATTTTTTTGGCTCTAAACTTTGATATTTCTGTTAACAACTCAGTTTGTTCTTCCTGTTAATTGTTGAGCTTTCAAACTTCATTGACGTGGATAGTAGTAAAGAATAAATCttaacagaaatgtttgtaTGTTTATTGGAGGGGAATTTTGATCCTGATCTGATGGTAAAATTTGAAGTGCCTCCCAATCTTCAGAGGAGAAACTGGCAGTTCTGTAGTTGGTGAATATAAAATTGTCTCTGTTCATTAAGATCCTTTAAAGCAATGTAATTTCagtaatttgattttattttttggtggTCGCTTAGTGTTTGTCACTTGACTAAAGT
This sequence is a window from Pelecanus crispus isolate bPelCri1 chromosome 11, bPelCri1.pri, whole genome shotgun sequence. Protein-coding genes within it:
- the C11H16orf89 gene encoding LOW QUALITY PROTEIN: UPF0764 protein C16orf89 homolog (The sequence of the model RefSeq protein was modified relative to this genomic sequence to represent the inferred CDS: inserted 1 base in 1 codon; substituted 2 bases at 2 genomic stop codons), which translates into the protein MRYLTGALEERPSERELLAQRARVESLVKELSFLIEKVTYSPVQNDPKYCKDKRRCSDHLFLSXYKSIFCASIMKINLEIESDGFKFSSQDLFIPLVTLLGMSGFSDFYKLTXWLEKSLTWXKPKERCFEEPSE